The following are encoded in a window of Streptococcus pasteurianus genomic DNA:
- a CDS encoding IS30 family transposase has protein sequence MQNYYTPKSKHLTLTERRMIERWLQEGLSNREIARRLAKAPQTIHNEVKRGQVRQQVRKGKFEVIYSADFAQKAYQNNRKRSVKQVSLTKGLKEKITHYIEQKYSPEMMIKSKGIPVPISTIYYWIHHGHLGLTKADMLYPRQEKAKKKHASPNFKPAGKSIEERPESINKRENIGDFEIDTVIQTRAKNECLLTLTDRKSRYQIIRLIPDKSAFSVNQALKAILKDYQMNSITADNGAEFSRLAEVFDPTHIYYAHPYSSWERGTNENHNRLIRRWLPKGSKNATQQQVAFIENWINNYPKKLFNYKSPKEFLQTG, from the coding sequence ATGCAAAACTATTATACACCAAAAAGTAAACATTTAACACTAACTGAACGTAGAATGATTGAACGTTGGCTTCAAGAAGGGCTCTCAAACCGTGAAATCGCTAGGAGATTAGCTAAAGCTCCTCAAACCATTCACAACGAAGTCAAACGTGGTCAGGTTAGACAACAAGTGCGTAAAGGAAAATTTGAAGTGATCTACTCAGCTGATTTTGCTCAAAAAGCCTATCAAAACAATCGCAAACGTTCTGTTAAACAAGTCTCCCTAACCAAGGGACTCAAAGAAAAGATAACTCACTACATCGAACAGAAATACTCTCCCGAGATGATGATAAAGTCAAAAGGGATACCTGTTCCCATCTCTACCATTTACTACTGGATTCATCATGGACACTTAGGATTGACCAAGGCTGATATGCTTTATCCTCGACAAGAGAAAGCTAAGAAAAAGCATGCTAGTCCCAATTTTAAGCCAGCTGGAAAGTCTATTGAGGAACGACCAGAAAGCATTAATAAGCGTGAGAATATCGGTGATTTTGAAATTGATACAGTTATTCAAACACGGGCAAAAAACGAGTGTCTGTTGACTCTAACCGATAGAAAGAGTCGTTATCAAATCATTCGACTCATTCCCGATAAGTCCGCGTTTTCAGTCAATCAAGCTCTGAAAGCAATCCTCAAGGATTATCAAATGAACTCTATCACAGCTGATAACGGGGCTGAGTTCAGTCGTTTAGCAGAAGTTTTTGACCCTACTCATATCTACTATGCCCACCCGTATTCTTCTTGGGAGCGTGGTACTAATGAGAATCATAATAGACTCATCCGGCGTTGGTTGCCTAAGGGAAGCAAAAATGCGACTCAACAACAAGTCGCATTTATTGAAAACTGGATTAACAACTATCCAAAGAAACTATTCAATTATAAATCTCCTAAAGAGTTTTTACAGACTGGCTAA
- a CDS encoding MFS transporter: MVSIANVTMVVPTLFTIWIGIKADQTQAKKKWIIITGFVQAIIFTFLAFIINEPSLLAFSFICLFNMLSDMLSDFSNGLRMPIIQKYIRQEDLIEAYSFTQFISYVCNFSGQALGIWLLTVSKQNFSLVALINALSFLLSALVVLLIKDNVNYDVLANGKKQSLKEQFSALYHNVMLIFNEASTADFSRLLLSILCLNMLAGSLNAIYNIWLLTAKIGHLSYSQALLLIEFILVGGILIGSLTPHDYFSKKSVRELLKINAVIFFLVGLSNLIHLPLIFGVLLLAFASYLVGKVNPKINSLLLSKLPANTLAQTNNFLSFLFTLSLPVGTVLFSSLSSWNITFTWLTFLIVAVIIFRFSTPSKTINTD; the protein is encoded by the coding sequence ATGGTGAGTATTGCTAATGTGACAATGGTCGTTCCGACGCTCTTTACCATTTGGATTGGAATAAAAGCTGACCAAACCCAAGCTAAAAAGAAATGGATTATTATCACAGGTTTCGTTCAAGCAATTATTTTTACATTCTTAGCTTTCATAATCAATGAGCCTAGTTTGCTTGCTTTTTCTTTTATTTGTCTGTTTAATATGCTTAGTGATATGCTAAGTGACTTTTCAAATGGTCTGCGGATGCCCATTATTCAGAAATACATTCGCCAAGAAGATTTAATCGAAGCCTATTCCTTTACACAATTCATCTCTTACGTCTGCAATTTTTCTGGACAAGCCTTGGGCATCTGGTTGTTAACGGTTTCTAAGCAGAACTTTTCACTTGTCGCACTCATTAATGCGCTATCATTTTTACTATCAGCACTAGTGGTATTACTCATCAAAGATAACGTCAATTATGATGTCTTGGCCAATGGAAAAAAACAGTCATTAAAAGAGCAATTTTCAGCTTTATACCATAATGTGATGCTGATTTTCAATGAAGCTAGTACAGCAGATTTTAGTCGGCTGCTTCTGTCAATTCTTTGCTTAAATATGCTTGCTGGCTCACTTAATGCCATTTATAATATTTGGCTACTGACTGCCAAAATCGGTCACCTTTCTTACAGCCAAGCGCTACTTCTTATTGAGTTTATCTTAGTTGGAGGTATTCTGATAGGAAGCTTAACGCCACACGATTACTTTTCTAAGAAATCAGTTAGGGAGTTGCTAAAAATTAATGCCGTTATTTTCTTTCTCGTTGGTCTGTCTAACCTCATTCACCTACCGTTAATTTTCGGTGTGCTGCTACTAGCATTCGCGAGTTATCTGGTGGGAAAAGTCAATCCTAAAATTAATTCTCTATTACTAAGCAAACTTCCTGCTAATACCTTAGCACAGACGAATAATTTCTTGTCTTTTTTATTCACCTTGTCACTTCCTGTCGGAACCGTTTTATTTAGCAGCTTATCTTCGTGGAACATCACATTCACTTGGCTTACATTTCTTATTGTAGCAGTCATTATCTTTAGATTCTCAACACCGAGCAAAACAATTAATACTGATTAA